The following proteins are co-located in the Silene latifolia isolate original U9 population chromosome 1, ASM4854445v1, whole genome shotgun sequence genome:
- the LOC141611644 gene encoding butanoate--CoA ligase AAE1-like isoform X2, with protein MKRSKTSLLRYFTVFHYNPEPKSLKSWTPFKKKTTFLQALDTQLFYSHQFCSLASVANLASVAKTEGVVRCSANYVPLSPISFLERAAVVYRDRPSVIYGNVHYTWGQTLERCTQLASALSLLGISSGDVKPKDELQPISLNYTSGTTSSPKGVVYSHRGAYLNSLATVMLNEMSSITVYLWTVPMFHCNGWCLTWGLAARGGTNICLRNVTANGIFSNIAEHKVTHMGGAPTVLSMMINARADQKKPLPGKVAVMIGAAPPPSQVLFKMEEMGLVAIHAYGLTETYGPGTFCAWKPEWNALPPHEQAKMKARQGVHHIGMEEVDVKHPVTMESAPSDGRTMGEVMFRGNTVMSGYLNDLKASKEAFQGGWFHTGDLGVKHPDGYIELKDRAKDIIISGGENISTIEVESVIFNHPAVVDAAVVGRPDDHWGETPCAFIELKSSHSHVSAEDMITFCRDHLPRYMVPRTVVFEKLPKTSTGKTQKFVLKEKAKAMGSLSCSNASKI; from the exons ATGAAAAGAAGCAAAACGAGTTTACTACGCTATTTTACTGTATTTCATTATAACCCAGAACCAAAAAGCCTCAAGTCTTGGACTCCTTTCAAAAAGAAAACTACTTTCCTGCAAGCTCTGGATACACAACTCTTCTATAGTCATCAATTTTGTTCTCTAGCTTCGGTTGCAAATCTAGCTTCGGTTGCAAAGACGGAAGGAGTGGTGCGTTGCTCAGCGAACTATGTGCCGCTCTCTCCAATCAGCTTCCTGGAGAGAGCAGCAGTAGTGTATAGAGACCGGCCGTCTGTCATCTATGGAAATGTTCATTATACTTGGGGACAGACTTTGGAAAGGTGTACTCAGCTTGCTTCTGCTCTCTCCCTCTTGGGTATCTCATCTGGAGATGTT AAACCAAAAGACGAGTTACAGCCCATTTCCTTAAATTACACTTCAGGGACAACCTCAAGTCCTAAGGGGGTGGTTTATAGCCACAGGGGTGCGTATTTGAACTCGCTAGCTACAGTCATGCTGAACGAGATGAGTTCCATAACTGTCTATTTGTGGACCGTCCCCATGTTTCACTGCAACGGGTGGTGCCTGACGTGGGGCCTGGCAGCTCGAGGTGGCACAAACATATGCCTGAGAAATGTCACTGCAAATGGAATATTCAGTAACATTGCCGAGCACAAGGTAACGCACATGGGAGGTGCACCCACTGTGTTAAGCATGATGATAAATGCACGGGCTGATCAGAAGAAGCCTCTTCCGGGAAAGGTAGCTGTTATGATTGGCGCAGCTCCGCCTCCTTCACAGGTGCTCTTTAAAATGGAAGAGATGGGTCTTGTGGCGATCCATGCTTATGGTCTGACCGAAACTTATGGACCAG GTACATTTTGTGCATGGAAGCCTGAGTGGAATGCCTTGCCTCCACATGAGCAAGCAAAGATGAAGGCACGACAAGGAGTCCACCATATCGGAATGGAGGAAGTTGATGTGAAGCATCCGGTCACCATGGAAAGTGCGCCTTCCGATGGAAGAACAATGGGTGAGGTCATGTTTAGAGGCAACACTGTCATGAGTGGATACTTGAATGATCTGAAGGCATCCAAGGAGGCTTTTCAGGGCGGATGGTTTCACACTGGAGATTTGGGAGTTAAACATCCTGATGGATATATCGAGTTAAAAGACCGTGCTAAGGACATAATCATATCGGGGGGAGAAAATATAAGCACAATTGAGGTTGAATCTGTAATATTTAATCACCCTGCTGTTGTAGATGCTGCTGTCGTGGGCCGCCCAGATGATCACTGGGGTGAGACGCCCTGTGCATTTATCGAGCTCAAGAGCAGTCATAGCCATGTTAGTGCTGAAGATATGATCACGTTTTGTAGAGATCATCTTCCTCGATATATGGTTCCTCGAACTGTTGTGTTCGAGAAGCTACCAAAGACTTCAACAGGGAAGACCCAGAAATTTGTTCTCAAGGAGAAAGCGAAGGCCATGGGGAGCCTTTCTTGTAGCAATGCTAGCAAAATTTGA
- the LOC141611672 gene encoding butanoate--CoA ligase AAE1-like, producing the protein MSSMEGLVRCSANYVPLSPISFLERAALVYADKPSLVYGNAHYTWKQTLERCTNLASSLAQLGISYGDVVAAIVPNTPAMYELHFGVPMAGAVLCALNTRHDSSMIAVLLNHSKAKVIFVDYQFSDVVGEALRILSKTSSELPQIVLVLDENTTPIANVTVPSGTLEYEDLLVRGNPNFEWRRPKDECDPIALNYTSGTTSNPKGVVYSHRGAYLNSLATVLVNEMTITPVYLWTLPMFHCNGWCFAWGVAAQGGVNICLRNVTAKGIFSSIAEHKVTHFCGAPTVLNMIVNASVSDMSQLMNKVTVVTGGAPPPPQIIFKMEELGFTVMHGYGLTETYGPATLCVWKPEWDAFPPDVRSKIKARQGVRHLGLEEVDVKDPDTMNSVPADGKTMGEVMIRGNTVMNGYLKDLRATEESFKGGWFHTGDLGVKHSDGYIELKDRSKDIIISGGENISTIEVESVLFSHSAILEAAVVGRPDDHWGETPCAFVTLKDGYDNITADEIIKFCRDRLPHYMAPRTVVFEELPKTSTGKTQKFVLRAKAKAMGSLSRKSVSKL; encoded by the exons ATGTCATCAATGGAGGGTTTGGTACGATGTTCAGCAAACTATGTTCCTCTTTCTCCAATCAGTTTCTTGGAGAGAGCTGCCCTTGTATATGCCGATAAACCCTCTTTAGTCTATGGAAATGCGCATTACACTTGGAAACAAACACTTGAGAGATGCACTAATCTTGCTTCTTCACTTGCTCAATTGGGTATTTCTTATGGAGATGTT GTTGCTGCCATTGTACCTAACACTCCAGCAATGTATGAGTTGCACTTTGGAGTACCAATGGCTGGGGCAGTTCTATGTGCCTTGAATACTCGTCATGACTCCTCAATGATTGCGGTCTTGCTTAACCATTCAAAGGCAAAAGTCATTTTTGTAGATTACCAGTTTTCTGATGTCGTTGGTGAAGCACTTAGAATTCTATCCAAGACAAGCTCTGAACTTCCTCAAATTGTCCTCGTGTTGGATGAAAACACTACACCAATTGCAAATGTCACGGTCCCTTCTGGAACCCTAGAGTACGAAGATCTTTTAGTGAGGGGAAACCCTAACTTTGAATGGCGAAGACCTAAAGATGAGTGTGACCCTATTGCTTTAAATTATACTTCTGGGACTACTTCGAACCCCAAAGGAGTGGTATATAGCCATAGAGGCGCTTATTTGAACTCGCTAGCTACAGTTCTTGTGAATGAAATGACCATAACACCTGTCTATCTATGGACTCTCCCTATGTTTCATTGCAATGGTTGGTGCTTTGCTTGGGGAGTTGCAGCTCAAGGCGGCGTCAATATTTGCCTGAGAAACGTTACTGCAAAGGGTATTTTCAGTAGCATTGCTGAGCACAAAGTAACACATTTCTGTGGTGCTCCGACAGTCTTAAACATGATTGTTAATGCTTCTGTTAGTGATATGAGTCAACTGATGAACAAGGTGACAGTGGTCACAGGTGGTGCTCCACCTCCTCCGCAG ATAATCTTCAAAATGGAAGAGCTTGGTTTCACAGTGATGCATGGATACGGGTTAACAGAGACTTACGGTCCCGCCACACTTTGTGTTTGGAAGCCCGAGTGGGATGCCTTTCCTCCAGATGTGAGATCCAAAATCAAGGCCCGCCAAGGAGTGCGTCATCTTGGCCTGGAGGAAGTTGATGTAAAAGATCCCGACACCATGAATAGTGTGCCTGCTGATGGTAAGACAATGGGTGAGGTCATGATTAGGGGGAACACCGTCATGAACGGGTATTTGAAAGACTTGAGGGCAACAGAGGAATCATTCAAAGGTGGATGGTTCCATACAGGGGACTTGGGGGTCAAGCATTCTGATGGTTATATAGAGTTAAAGGACCGTTCAAAAGATATTATCATTTCAGGGGGAGAAAACATTAGCACTATTGAAGTCGAATCAGTATTATTTAGTCATTCAGCTATTTTAGAGGCAGCCGTTGTGGGCCGCCCCGATGATCACTGGGGGGAAACGCCTTGTGCGTTTGTGACACTTAAAGACGGGTACGATAACATTACTGCAGACGAAATAATAAAGTTTTGTAGGGATCGCCTCCCTCATTACATGGCTCCTCGGACAGTTGTCTTTGAGGAATTGCCGAAGACCTCAACTGGAAAGACACAGAAGTTTGTTCTCCGGGCAAAAGCAAAGGCCATGGGATCCCTTTCTCGTAAAAGTGTCAGCAAACTCTAA
- the LOC141611644 gene encoding butanoate--CoA ligase AAE1-like isoform X1, which produces MKRSKTSLLRYFTVFHYNPEPKSLKSWTPFKKKTTFLQALDTQLFYSHQFCSLASVANLASVAKTEGVVRCSANYVPLSPISFLERAAVVYRDRPSVIYGNVHYTWGQTLERCTQLASALSLLGISSGDVVAAFIPNIPEMYELHFAVPMAGGVLCTLNIRHDAAMVSVLLKHSNAKLIFVDAQFFEVVQKAIGIMSKATSNLPRIILVIDKQSVGVGYSMPSSVSLEYESLLQTGKSDFEIQKPKDELQPISLNYTSGTTSSPKGVVYSHRGAYLNSLATVMLNEMSSITVYLWTVPMFHCNGWCLTWGLAARGGTNICLRNVTANGIFSNIAEHKVTHMGGAPTVLSMMINARADQKKPLPGKVAVMIGAAPPPSQVLFKMEEMGLVAIHAYGLTETYGPGTFCAWKPEWNALPPHEQAKMKARQGVHHIGMEEVDVKHPVTMESAPSDGRTMGEVMFRGNTVMSGYLNDLKASKEAFQGGWFHTGDLGVKHPDGYIELKDRAKDIIISGGENISTIEVESVIFNHPAVVDAAVVGRPDDHWGETPCAFIELKSSHSHVSAEDMITFCRDHLPRYMVPRTVVFEKLPKTSTGKTQKFVLKEKAKAMGSLSCSNASKI; this is translated from the exons ATGAAAAGAAGCAAAACGAGTTTACTACGCTATTTTACTGTATTTCATTATAACCCAGAACCAAAAAGCCTCAAGTCTTGGACTCCTTTCAAAAAGAAAACTACTTTCCTGCAAGCTCTGGATACACAACTCTTCTATAGTCATCAATTTTGTTCTCTAGCTTCGGTTGCAAATCTAGCTTCGGTTGCAAAGACGGAAGGAGTGGTGCGTTGCTCAGCGAACTATGTGCCGCTCTCTCCAATCAGCTTCCTGGAGAGAGCAGCAGTAGTGTATAGAGACCGGCCGTCTGTCATCTATGGAAATGTTCATTATACTTGGGGACAGACTTTGGAAAGGTGTACTCAGCTTGCTTCTGCTCTCTCCCTCTTGGGTATCTCATCTGGAGATGTT GTCGCTGCATTCATTCCTAACATTCCAGAAATGTACGAGCTGCACTTTGCAGTTCCCATGGCTGGCGGAGTTTTATGCACCCTTAATATTCGTCATGACGCTGCCATGGTGTCAGTCTTGCTAAAACATTCCAACGCCAAACTCATTTTTGTTGATGCCCAGTTCTTTGAAGTAGTTCAAAAAGCAATCGGTATTATGTCCAAAGCCACTTCTAACCTTCCTCGAATCATCTTAGTTATCGATAAGCAGTCAGTTGGAGTTGGATACTCCATGCCTTCCTCAGTCAGCCTGGAATATGAGAGTCTTCTACAGACAGGAAAGTCCGACTTTGAAATTCAGAAACCAAAAGACGAGTTACAGCCCATTTCCTTAAATTACACTTCAGGGACAACCTCAAGTCCTAAGGGGGTGGTTTATAGCCACAGGGGTGCGTATTTGAACTCGCTAGCTACAGTCATGCTGAACGAGATGAGTTCCATAACTGTCTATTTGTGGACCGTCCCCATGTTTCACTGCAACGGGTGGTGCCTGACGTGGGGCCTGGCAGCTCGAGGTGGCACAAACATATGCCTGAGAAATGTCACTGCAAATGGAATATTCAGTAACATTGCCGAGCACAAGGTAACGCACATGGGAGGTGCACCCACTGTGTTAAGCATGATGATAAATGCACGGGCTGATCAGAAGAAGCCTCTTCCGGGAAAGGTAGCTGTTATGATTGGCGCAGCTCCGCCTCCTTCACAGGTGCTCTTTAAAATGGAAGAGATGGGTCTTGTGGCGATCCATGCTTATGGTCTGACCGAAACTTATGGACCAG GTACATTTTGTGCATGGAAGCCTGAGTGGAATGCCTTGCCTCCACATGAGCAAGCAAAGATGAAGGCACGACAAGGAGTCCACCATATCGGAATGGAGGAAGTTGATGTGAAGCATCCGGTCACCATGGAAAGTGCGCCTTCCGATGGAAGAACAATGGGTGAGGTCATGTTTAGAGGCAACACTGTCATGAGTGGATACTTGAATGATCTGAAGGCATCCAAGGAGGCTTTTCAGGGCGGATGGTTTCACACTGGAGATTTGGGAGTTAAACATCCTGATGGATATATCGAGTTAAAAGACCGTGCTAAGGACATAATCATATCGGGGGGAGAAAATATAAGCACAATTGAGGTTGAATCTGTAATATTTAATCACCCTGCTGTTGTAGATGCTGCTGTCGTGGGCCGCCCAGATGATCACTGGGGTGAGACGCCCTGTGCATTTATCGAGCTCAAGAGCAGTCATAGCCATGTTAGTGCTGAAGATATGATCACGTTTTGTAGAGATCATCTTCCTCGATATATGGTTCCTCGAACTGTTGTGTTCGAGAAGCTACCAAAGACTTCAACAGGGAAGACCCAGAAATTTGTTCTCAAGGAGAAAGCGAAGGCCATGGGGAGCCTTTCTTGTAGCAATGCTAGCAAAATTTGA